The following are encoded in a window of Balaenoptera ricei isolate mBalRic1 chromosome 1, mBalRic1.hap2, whole genome shotgun sequence genomic DNA:
- the BLZF1 gene encoding golgin-45: MTTLESLETKVILTSSPIRGAGDGMETEEPPKSIEVTPGIQPIKHHILPSPRKKAVPSESPGVLQLGKILAEKAVEVEAVRILVPKAAITHDIPNKNAKVKSLGHHKGELLGQPEGVEEPRKELSEVKNILEKLKNSERRLLQDKEGLSNQLRVQSEVNRELKKLLVASVGDDLQYHFERLAREKNQLILENEALGRNIAQLSEQLERMSIQCDVWRSKFLASRVMADELTNSRAVLQRQNRDAQSAIQDLLSEREQFRQEMIAAQKLLEELLVSLQWGREQTYYPSAQPHSTAELALTNHKLAKAINSRLLGNVGTNGQKKFPSTVEFCSTPAEKMAETVLRSLDPVSCTESSPDNPFSKSSPTTLLATKKNIGRFHPYTRYENITFNCCNHCQGELIAL; encoded by the exons TCATCCTTACTTCATCCCCAATTCGAGGAGCGGGAGATGGAATGGAAACTGAGGAGCCACCTAAATCTATTGAAGTTACTCCTGGAATCCAACCTATAAAGCATCACATCCTTCCAAGTCCACGAAAGAAAGCAGTTCCATCAGAGAGCCCAGGCGTTCTTCAGCTAGGGAAGATTCTCGCTGAAAAAGCAGTGGAAGTCGAAGCTGTAAGAATATTAGTTCCCAAAGCCGCTATAACCCATGATATCCCCAACAAAAATGCAAAGGTTAAGTCTCTGGGACATCATAAAGGAGAACTCCTTGGCCAGCCAGAGGGAGTTGAAGAACCCAGAAAGGAACTATCCGAGGTAAAGAATATATTGGAAAAGCTCAAGAACTCTGAAAGGAGGTTACTACAGGACAAAGAAGGTCTTTCAAACCAGCTCAGAGTACAGTCAGAG GTCAATCGTGAGTTAAAAAAGCTGCTGGTGGCTTCTGTTGGGGATGATCTTCAGTATCACTTTGAACGTCTAGCCCGTGAGAAAAATCAGCTTATTTTAGAAAACGAAGCCCTAGGTCGAAACATAGCTCAGCTTTCCGAACAGTTAGAACGGATGTCGATACAGTGTGATGTGTGGCGAAGTAAATTCCTTGCAAGcag GGTTATGGCAGATGAGTTAACCAACTCCAGAGCAGTTTTACAGCGTCAAAACCGTGATGCACAGAGTGCTATACAAGATCTCCTGAGTGAACGGGAACAGTTTCGTCAGGAAATGATAGCTGCGCAGAA GTTGTTGGAGGAGCTCTTGGTCTCCTTGCAGTGGGGAAGAGAGCAAACTTACTACCCTAGCGCGCAACCTCACAGCACAGCAGAACTAGCATTAACAAATCACAAGTTGGCAAAAGCAATAAATTCTCGTCTTCTGGGAAATGTTGGCACTAATGGTCAAAAAAAGtttccatcaacagttgaattcTGCAGCACCCCAGCAGAAAAAATGGCTGAAACG GTTCTACGCAGTTTGGATCCAGTAAGCTGTACAGAGAGCTCACCTGATAATCCATTTTCTAAGTCTTCACCAACCACCTTACttgctacaaagaaaaatattggacGATTTCATCCCTATACAAGATATGAAAATATAACTTTCAATTGCTGTAATCACTGCCAGGGAGAACTTATTGCCCTTTAA